DNA sequence from the Nitrospira sp. genome:
CCCAACGCTTCGGCGGCAGCACTCTTCACGGCGCCATCCCGATCCCGGCAGGCAAAGATCAACCCGTCGACCACGCGCGTCTCGCGTAGATCTCCGCAGGCCTTCGCCGCATGCTCTCGCACGCGCCACCGCTCATCTTTCAGCGCGGTCAGCAGGCGATCCACCTGGCTCGCTCCCAACGACACCACGGCCGCAACCGCTTCGTTACGAACCTCCATGATCGGGTCGTTGAAGAGTGTGATCAACGCTTCAACGGCCTTCGCCCCGCCGATTTTTGCGACACCCCAGCCGGCGCGCGTGCGCACGGACCAATATTCGTCTCCGCAGGCGCCGATCAGCGCATCGAGCGTGGTCGGGTCCGCCAACTGCGCGAGAGACTTTGCGGCCTCCTCGCGGGTCGCATCATCCGGATCTTCGAGGGAATCCAGCAGATCATCGAGTGCCTGTGCCATCACCCACCTCACTATTCCCATAATAGGCATCACGTTGACCGCCATGGGGATAGGTGCGCTTGCACCGTACCACCAAGGTCTGCGTCCCGCGGCCCTCCACACATTGATCGAGTGACTTGGAGTATTCCAGTTTCCCGTCCAAACTCACCGTGAAGGGAAAGTCGAAGGTAAAACTGATGAACTTGTATTGCCCCGGCTTGAGTTTTAATTCACGCGTTTCCGTCGTGCGATAGGCATCGGAGGTCTCTGGGTCCAACACCCACAATGGAGGTGTAATGCCAGGCACCTGCCACCACGATTGCGGCACCAGGGGAGTCGGGTCGATCGTAATAGCATGCTCTTTCGTGTATGCCGGGGGAGGGCCGGCTGCCAGCAGCCGTTCCGAACACCCCACCACCGCAGTCACGATCATGACCAACATGAACGCCGACCGCCCCATAAGAGATCTATGCGACGCTGTATACATCGGTCCTCTATTGCAGGAGTGGGCTGACAGGAGCCGCCGTGAACGCCGTCTTAAAAATCTCTTCGACGGGGTGGCTCTCCCATTCAGTGTAGGTGGTCAGTCCGAGCGCGCGCATGACAGTTGCGCCGGTGTCCATGATCGACACGGGCTGACGAATCGCATAACCCGCCTTGATCCCGACCCCGGACGCGATCCAGGGCACCACCGGAAGAGCAGCCGCCTGATCGGCAGACACCTCACCGGACGAGAATTGCGTTTCTCCGAAGGCGCTCAGCGAGGTCGCAAAGACCGTCGTTCGTTTGATGAGGCCAAGCTCACGGTACAAGTCCAACACCGTGCCCATGGCCTTATCCACGGCCTTCAATGCGTCTTTGTATGCGGCTGATTTCCACCCCTGCGCTTCACCGACACGGCCGGGAGCGGGGAGATGGACGACCAGCAAATGCGGCAATGAGGGAATGGCATGGCCATACCCGGATCCGCTCGTGGCCTTCTTGAAGTAGTCGCGCACATAGCCCACCAACCGGTCGGGGTTGCATTCGGCCCTGAGCGGCCCGCACATCTGATAGTCCGTATAGGGTTCCGGCTTGGCGAGCTGATACAGAGACTCATCCATATAGAAAATGGCGCTGTCCCGGCCACCGCTCAAATCGAGATAATCAAACACCGTCGGGGCGCGCGGGTATCCGCGGCTGAACTCAAAGACGTTCCAGGTGATGCCGTGCTTGGCCACCGGCATTCCCGTCACCAATGACGCCATTGTCGGCAATCGACGCGCCGGGGCGACGGCCGTGGCCGACCAGGTGACGGACCCATCCTTCACAAGGGACGAGAGAACCGGCATCGCCCCGCTTTTCAACGACTCCTGACCAAATCCTTCCAGCACAAACAAGACGACATGTTCAGTAGTCGCGTCAGGCGCAGAGGGCGTACTGTTACCGGCTCCACGTGCGGCCAACGCCGGGGAAGAAATCGAGGAACATACGAGGATCACACCCAGCAACAGGACCATACGGAATAGCGCCGCAGCAATGGAACACGTGCGGATATCACTCATGAGCTGCCTCACCACAGGATCGTGTAAAAATGAGAAGAGAAAGTACCTTAGCACGCTGTTTTCCGGGAAGGCAAGGCGCGAACCACGGCTCTCGTAGCGCTCAAATCGGATCGATGCTATCCTCATTGCGAGGTCACCACGCATCTCACATCCCCGGCATTGGCAGGCATGTTCACAGCGGTATGAGCCGATGAACGACTACCTTCCGCACCACCAGTTCCGCATCCGCACCCCCAGGTTCCTGGAGGAATTCCCGGCCCTCTCATTCAGCAGCCTGGTCACGCTCAGCATTGCCCTCCTGATCGTCTGGCCTACTCCAAGCCATGCTGACATTCGAATCGTGAAGGCGTCTGGCGAGCATCGCATGACCGATCGGGAAACGAAGGTGGACGCCATCCGGATTGCCGGCGAACAGGCG
Encoded proteins:
- a CDS encoding alkaline phosphatase family protein → MSDIRTCSIAAALFRMVLLLGVILVCSSISSPALAARGAGNSTPSAPDATTEHVVLFVLEGFGQESLKSGAMPVLSSLVKDGSVTWSATAVAPARRLPTMASLVTGMPVAKHGITWNVFEFSRGYPRAPTVFDYLDLSGGRDSAIFYMDESLYQLAKPEPYTDYQMCGPLRAECNPDRLVGYVRDYFKKATSGSGYGHAIPSLPHLLVVHLPAPGRVGEAQGWKSAAYKDALKAVDKAMGTVLDLYRELGLIKRTTVFATSLSAFGETQFSSGEVSADQAAALPVVPWIASGVGIKAGYAIRQPVSIMDTGATVMRALGLTTYTEWESHPVEEIFKTAFTAAPVSPLLQ